One genomic segment of Hydrocarboniclastica marina includes these proteins:
- a CDS encoding ABC transporter substrate-binding protein encodes MKKVTSTIFSVTLSLGAIAVQAEELTPVSVATTWYAQAEHGGFYAAKALGIYEKHGLDVDIKMGGPQVNNVQLLVGGSVDFIMGYALQSLNAVEQDIPLVTVAAFFQKDPQSLVVHRNVGHDSLEKLKGKAMRVPTAGRVAYWPWLKNEYGFTDDQLRAYDYSFAPFIGNKQAIQQGYVTNDGYFLQQAGVEGESLLLADNGWQAYSATLDTTQAMIDQNPEVVQKMVEATAEGWRAYFEDPDAANKLIKQDNPEMQDDLLAYSYEKMQEEGILLSDSAEGGQFGNMTRERWKSFYSDMVEAGTLPADLEWQKAFDRRFVKALYGNETGE; translated from the coding sequence ATGAAGAAAGTCACGTCAACTATTTTCAGCGTCACCCTGTCGCTGGGCGCGATCGCGGTCCAAGCGGAAGAGCTGACGCCTGTGTCCGTGGCCACGACCTGGTATGCCCAGGCTGAACACGGCGGTTTTTACGCGGCCAAGGCACTTGGCATTTATGAGAAACACGGTCTGGATGTGGACATCAAAATGGGTGGCCCCCAAGTCAACAACGTGCAGTTGCTGGTGGGCGGCTCGGTCGACTTCATTATGGGTTATGCGCTGCAATCACTTAACGCGGTGGAGCAGGACATTCCGCTGGTGACCGTGGCTGCCTTCTTCCAGAAGGACCCCCAGTCACTAGTAGTGCACCGCAACGTCGGCCATGACTCCTTGGAGAAGCTGAAAGGCAAGGCCATGCGCGTGCCCACCGCGGGCCGCGTCGCCTACTGGCCCTGGTTGAAGAACGAGTACGGTTTCACGGACGATCAGTTGCGGGCCTACGACTACAGCTTCGCGCCATTCATCGGTAATAAGCAGGCCATTCAGCAGGGCTATGTCACTAACGACGGCTACTTCTTGCAGCAGGCGGGAGTAGAGGGTGAGAGCCTTTTGCTTGCGGACAACGGGTGGCAGGCTTACTCGGCGACACTCGACACCACCCAGGCCATGATCGACCAGAACCCGGAAGTGGTCCAGAAAATGGTAGAAGCGACCGCAGAGGGTTGGAGGGCCTACTTCGAGGATCCGGATGCAGCCAACAAGCTGATCAAGCAGGATAACCCCGAAATGCAGGACGACTTGCTGGCCTACAGTTACGAAAAAATGCAGGAGGAGGGCATTTTGCTGTCGGACTCCGCTGAAGGGGGCCAGTTCGGCAACATGACCCGCGAAAGGTGGAAGTCCTTCTACAGCGACATGGTGGAGGCCGGCACGCTACCCGCGGACCTCGAATGGCAGAAGGCCTTTGACCGGCGCTTCGTAAAAGCGCTTTACGGCAATGAGACTGGAGAGTAA
- a CDS encoding isopenicillin N synthase family dioxygenase, whose translation MGVERMTGTGPNIPIIDFGPFMSGFYGDRKLVAERMRKASTDWGFFYLANCGMAADSLTQAFMASRQFFALPLAEKNLVAWQNAESNRGYVGVKRERLDPARPGDLKEAFNLAPEEPGAGVPKNRWPQGHPGFRKVMTHFLDDCINTADRVLEAFALALQQPADFFVRAHDKHHHTLRLLHYPPLPEGFEPADGESRAGAHTDYGSITLLFQDDVGGLEVRTRAGEWLRAVPIPGTVVVNTGDLMHRWTNQIFCSTPHRVNVAPECRHLDRYSIAFFCHPNKDAEIVCISSCVGEHQPALYPPTTAGQHLQEKLTNTYGT comes from the coding sequence ATGGGAGTAGAGAGGATGACGGGAACTGGGCCGAATATTCCGATAATCGATTTCGGACCCTTCATGAGCGGGTTTTATGGCGACCGGAAGTTGGTTGCGGAACGGATGCGCAAGGCCAGCACTGACTGGGGTTTTTTCTATCTCGCGAACTGTGGCATGGCGGCCGACAGCCTAACACAGGCCTTCATGGCGTCACGGCAGTTCTTCGCATTGCCGCTGGCAGAAAAGAACCTTGTTGCGTGGCAGAACGCCGAAAGCAATCGCGGCTATGTAGGCGTCAAGCGTGAGCGGCTGGACCCTGCCCGGCCAGGTGACCTGAAAGAGGCGTTCAACCTGGCGCCCGAGGAGCCCGGCGCTGGCGTTCCAAAAAATCGGTGGCCTCAGGGACACCCAGGGTTCCGCAAGGTCATGACACATTTTCTGGACGACTGCATCAATACCGCGGATCGGGTGTTGGAGGCCTTTGCCCTGGCTCTGCAGCAGCCTGCCGATTTCTTCGTTAGAGCTCACGACAAGCATCACCACACCCTGCGCCTGTTGCATTATCCGCCCTTGCCAGAGGGGTTCGAGCCGGCAGACGGTGAAAGCCGGGCGGGCGCGCACACTGACTACGGCAGCATCACCTTGTTGTTTCAGGATGATGTGGGCGGCTTGGAAGTTCGTACCCGGGCGGGTGAATGGCTGCGTGCAGTGCCCATACCCGGGACGGTGGTCGTTAATACCGGTGATCTGATGCATCGCTGGACCAACCAAATATTTTGCTCCACGCCCCACCGGGTCAATGTAGCGCCGGAGTGCAGGCACTTGGACCGCTACTCGATTGCGTTCTTTTGCCACCCCAATAAGGACGCAGAAATCGTCTGTATCAGCTCTTGTGTCGGTGAACACCAGCCCGCCCTCTACCCACCCACTACCGCCGGCCAGCATTTGCAGGAAAAGCTGACAAACACCTATGGCACATGA
- a CDS encoding GntR family transcriptional regulator — translation MATSTRKWTTDRIYHELRQGIMNLELYPGSRITETELAQRFGVSRTPVREALQRLAVEGYLTIRPKHGCYIRPLDVFELAEYYDVRVGLELEGLALMARRIPYRGIAQLAEDWDPDRAGFGLEGTEQFKDAEEEFHIRLAELSGNPVLVQYLRDINDHIRIVRRLGLPDPESVMRTYREHHEVCQRILANDLEGAASLLRDHVHESQAKSREVTLAQLELRRRERVLEG, via the coding sequence ATGGCTACGTCCACAAGAAAATGGACCACAGACCGCATCTACCACGAACTGCGTCAGGGCATAATGAATCTCGAGCTGTACCCGGGCAGCCGGATAACCGAAACCGAGCTGGCCCAGCGTTTCGGCGTAAGTCGAACACCGGTGCGGGAAGCGCTGCAGAGGCTGGCTGTGGAAGGGTATCTTACAATTCGGCCCAAGCACGGATGCTACATCCGCCCGCTCGATGTTTTCGAGCTGGCCGAGTATTACGATGTCAGGGTTGGCCTGGAGCTGGAGGGCCTCGCTTTGATGGCGCGCCGTATCCCGTACCGGGGCATCGCACAGCTGGCGGAAGACTGGGACCCGGACAGGGCCGGTTTTGGGCTGGAGGGCACTGAGCAGTTCAAGGATGCGGAGGAGGAATTCCACATCCGATTGGCAGAACTCAGCGGCAATCCGGTGCTGGTTCAGTACCTGCGGGACATCAACGACCATATCCGCATCGTGCGTCGCCTCGGGTTGCCGGACCCTGAAAGCGTAATGAGAACGTATCGGGAACATCACGAGGTCTGCCAGCGGATTCTCGCCAACGATCTCGAGGGGGCCGCATCACTACTGCGGGACCATGTCCATGAAAGTCAGGCGAAAAGCCGTGAAGTGACGCTCGCCCAGCTTGAACTTCGCCGGAGGGAAAGGGTGCTGGAAGGATGA
- a CDS encoding ABC transporter substrate-binding protein encodes MRNQLTHSLILGAVLGAGLLAQSAMAADQVTYQLDWLPGGDKSPVYVGVQKGFFEDAGLEVNIATGRGSADAITKIATDQADIGSADIAAVMAARAQDESVPVKVVYSIFNQAPHAFFTLEKSGIDELTDIQGKKVATSPFTSSNAFLPLVLTENGLPSDAVNLTKADPGALGPMLMNGGTDAIIAWVTNVPLFEDQAEATGNELVVIPWSDAGLELYSSSVVASEKFLSERPDVAKRFIAALDKSIRYTRDNPSEAGAALKSMVPEVDADVAAAQVKATMPLVFNSVSERDGLGALTPERIALTWDWVSQAENLPADSLDPESVIDRSLLETLD; translated from the coding sequence ATGCGCAACCAACTCACACATTCTTTGATATTGGGCGCTGTCCTCGGGGCGGGGCTACTGGCCCAGTCCGCGATGGCTGCCGATCAGGTAACCTATCAGCTGGACTGGCTGCCGGGAGGCGACAAGTCCCCGGTCTATGTCGGGGTCCAGAAGGGCTTCTTTGAAGACGCAGGACTGGAGGTCAATATAGCCACCGGCCGGGGCTCGGCCGATGCAATCACCAAAATCGCCACCGATCAGGCTGACATTGGCAGCGCCGACATAGCCGCAGTCATGGCGGCCAGGGCACAGGACGAGTCCGTCCCCGTAAAAGTGGTCTACAGTATCTTTAACCAAGCACCCCACGCGTTCTTCACCCTGGAGAAGAGTGGCATCGATGAGCTTACTGATATCCAGGGAAAGAAGGTCGCTACTTCTCCTTTCACGTCCTCCAACGCTTTCTTGCCATTGGTTCTAACGGAAAACGGACTGCCGTCGGACGCTGTCAATCTCACCAAGGCCGATCCTGGAGCGCTTGGCCCCATGCTGATGAATGGCGGTACCGACGCCATCATCGCGTGGGTGACTAACGTCCCGTTGTTTGAGGACCAGGCCGAAGCGACTGGCAATGAGTTGGTGGTGATCCCCTGGTCCGATGCCGGGCTCGAGTTATACAGCTCCTCGGTTGTTGCCAGTGAGAAGTTCCTCAGTGAGCGGCCGGACGTAGCCAAACGCTTCATAGCAGCATTGGATAAGTCTATTCGTTACACCCGGGATAACCCATCCGAAGCTGGTGCGGCACTCAAAAGCATGGTGCCCGAAGTCGATGCTGACGTAGCAGCCGCCCAGGTCAAGGCCACCATGCCGCTGGTATTTAATAGTGTCAGTGAGCGAGACGGCTTGGGTGCGCTAACGCCTGAGAGGATAGCCCTGACTTGGGATTGGGTTTCGCAGGCCGAGAACCTGCCCGCTGATAGCCTTGACCCTGAGTCGGTTATCGACCGTTCCCTGCTGGAGACTCTGGACTGA
- a CDS encoding formamidase, whose translation MSGLGGLNKSPHGLVIGLVQLQLPDVGTPEQLQAQTRRVCQLVGKARRQSPVMDLVVFPEYCLHGLSMSTDPAIMCDRNGPEMEAFQQACREHDIWGCFSIMEHNPGGNPYNTGVIIDNTGEVRLFYRKLHPWVPVEPWEPGNLGIPVCDGPNGSRLSLAICHDGMFPEVARECAYKGANIMLRTAGYTSPIRHAWKITNQANAFCNLMVTANVCLAGSDGTFNSMGEGMVVNFDGQPIVEGNGFADEIITAEVRPDLVDEARIHWGVENNIYQLGHRGYVAVKGGATDCPYTFMQDMVRGQYHLPWDDDVKVVDGRDFGFPSPDREYQPEQ comes from the coding sequence ATGAGTGGATTAGGTGGTTTGAACAAATCCCCCCACGGGCTGGTCATCGGGCTCGTGCAATTGCAGTTGCCAGACGTAGGAACGCCGGAGCAACTTCAGGCACAGACCCGGCGGGTCTGCCAACTTGTAGGCAAGGCCCGTCGGCAATCACCAGTCATGGACCTGGTGGTTTTCCCCGAGTACTGTCTCCATGGCCTCTCCATGAGCACCGACCCGGCCATAATGTGTGATCGCAACGGGCCTGAAATGGAGGCTTTCCAGCAGGCCTGCCGGGAGCACGACATCTGGGGCTGCTTTTCTATCATGGAACACAACCCTGGCGGCAATCCCTACAACACCGGCGTCATTATTGATAACACCGGCGAAGTACGTCTCTTTTACCGCAAGCTGCACCCTTGGGTACCAGTGGAGCCCTGGGAGCCTGGCAACCTCGGCATTCCGGTCTGCGACGGGCCCAATGGCAGCCGTCTGTCTCTCGCCATATGTCATGATGGGATGTTCCCGGAAGTGGCGCGTGAATGCGCCTACAAGGGCGCAAATATTATGTTGCGTACCGCGGGCTACACCTCACCGATCCGCCACGCCTGGAAGATCACAAACCAGGCCAACGCCTTCTGTAATCTGATGGTGACCGCTAATGTCTGCCTAGCCGGCAGTGACGGGACTTTCAATTCAATGGGTGAAGGCATGGTGGTCAACTTCGATGGCCAGCCCATCGTGGAGGGTAATGGTTTTGCGGATGAGATCATCACGGCAGAGGTTCGCCCCGACCTGGTGGACGAGGCTCGCATCCACTGGGGCGTCGAAAACAATATCTATCAACTAGGGCATCGTGGCTATGTAGCGGTCAAGGGTGGCGCCACCGATTGTCCCTATACCTTCATGCAAGACATGGTGCGCGGTCAGTATCACCTGCCGTGGGACGACGATGTGAAAGTGGTAGATGGCAGGGACTTTGGTTTCCCATCTCCTGATCGGGAGTATCAGCCTGAACAGTAA
- a CDS encoding 8-oxoguanine deaminase: MTQSLLLKNARTIATMDDELREIANGFVLIRGNRIVGVGPAEEAPTDADRVIDMTGHVVIPGLINTHHHMFQSLTRALPAAQNGELFDWLSALFPVWRNITPAMQRAASRTAMAELMLSGCTTAADHAYLHVNGITLDDSVQAATEMGIRFHGARGAMSLGQSRGGLPPDDLVEADESAILKDMQRVVETHHDHNADAMVRVALAPCSPFTVSTDLMREAATMARALKVGLHTHTAENWKDVAFSKERYGMTPTEFTEAMGWVGDDVWHAHCVHLDEPGIALFARTGTGVAHCPCSNMRLASGIAPIRKMLDAGVKVGLGVDGSASNDSGNLLDEARLAMLSARVRDQEPGAMTAREALRVATRGGAEVLGRGDALGRIQAGYCADIVAFRTDDIAMAGGQSDPLASLVFCTPPRVAWSIINGRVVIEEGELRTRSLPHIIEEQNGMAGKLLA; the protein is encoded by the coding sequence ATGACGCAATCACTGTTACTGAAGAACGCCCGCACCATCGCCACCATGGACGATGAACTTAGAGAGATCGCCAACGGCTTTGTACTTATCCGCGGCAATCGGATCGTCGGGGTAGGGCCAGCCGAAGAGGCACCTACCGATGCCGACCGCGTGATCGACATGACCGGGCATGTAGTCATACCGGGCCTGATCAATACCCATCACCATATGTTCCAGTCCCTGACCCGGGCTCTGCCAGCGGCTCAGAACGGCGAATTGTTCGACTGGCTCAGTGCCCTGTTTCCAGTGTGGCGAAACATCACCCCCGCCATGCAGCGCGCCGCCAGCCGGACGGCCATGGCGGAACTGATGCTATCTGGCTGTACCACGGCCGCCGATCACGCCTACCTGCACGTGAACGGCATCACCCTGGATGACAGCGTACAGGCGGCTACCGAAATGGGCATCCGCTTCCATGGCGCTCGAGGTGCCATGAGCCTCGGCCAAAGCCGGGGCGGATTGCCGCCGGACGACCTGGTGGAAGCCGACGAGTCTGCCATCCTCAAAGACATGCAAAGAGTGGTGGAAACTCACCACGACCACAACGCCGACGCCATGGTGCGGGTGGCCCTGGCGCCCTGCTCGCCTTTCACCGTCAGCACCGACCTGATGCGTGAGGCCGCCACCATGGCCCGAGCACTGAAGGTCGGCCTTCACACCCATACCGCTGAAAACTGGAAGGACGTGGCCTTCAGCAAGGAACGCTACGGCATGACGCCTACGGAGTTCACCGAGGCTATGGGTTGGGTAGGCGACGATGTCTGGCACGCCCATTGTGTGCATCTGGACGAGCCGGGTATCGCGCTCTTTGCCCGGACGGGCACCGGCGTAGCCCACTGCCCGTGCTCCAACATGCGCCTGGCTTCGGGCATAGCCCCCATCCGGAAAATGCTGGATGCCGGAGTGAAGGTAGGTCTCGGGGTGGACGGCAGTGCGTCCAACGACAGTGGGAACCTGCTGGACGAGGCCCGGCTGGCCATGCTGTCGGCGAGGGTTCGGGACCAGGAACCCGGAGCCATGACGGCCCGGGAAGCCCTCCGGGTGGCTACCCGCGGCGGAGCTGAGGTGCTCGGGCGCGGAGACGCCCTGGGGCGGATACAGGCCGGCTACTGCGCGGACATTGTGGCATTTCGCACCGACGACATTGCCATGGCAGGCGGCCAGAGCGACCCTCTAGCTTCCCTTGTGTTCTGCACCCCGCCCCGGGTGGCCTGGAGCATCATTAATGGTCGGGTGGTAATTGAGGAGGGCGAACTTCGGACACGCTCGTTACCCCACATCATAGAAGAGCAGAACGGAATGGCCGGAAAACTGTTGGCTTAA
- a CDS encoding alpha/beta fold hydrolase, translating into MLESAPIATITLIHGAWASSWVWAELTLRLQTLGYRVIVPELPGSSGKIGQPERASLTRCVEEVLDQLQGVEGPLFIVGHSGGGVVATQVAQVIAERISGVVFVAGMMLPSGMGFAEIVEIAKERDPAATGISPYLQWSRDGQVSHVPPSAASAIFFNDMEPDRAQAAGQCLGPQAEGSRALVPKWTDGRFGSLPRLYIEARLDRSVTLSVQRLMQSLTPAAHIVSLEAGHVPQVSRPDDVAAAIADFVNKYSN; encoded by the coding sequence ATGCTTGAATCAGCGCCCATAGCTACCATAACTCTGATTCACGGCGCCTGGGCTAGCAGCTGGGTCTGGGCCGAGCTTACTCTGCGCCTACAGACCCTTGGTTATCGGGTCATTGTGCCGGAACTACCCGGCAGCTCAGGGAAAATAGGGCAACCCGAAAGGGCTTCGCTGACCCGTTGTGTTGAAGAGGTACTGGATCAGTTACAGGGCGTCGAGGGCCCCCTATTCATAGTCGGCCACTCAGGCGGCGGCGTGGTCGCAACTCAGGTAGCCCAGGTCATCGCCGAGCGGATCTCAGGGGTTGTCTTCGTCGCTGGCATGATGCTGCCTTCCGGTATGGGGTTTGCTGAGATAGTCGAAATCGCGAAGGAGCGTGATCCCGCAGCCACAGGCATTTCTCCGTACCTGCAGTGGTCGCGGGACGGCCAGGTTTCCCATGTGCCACCGAGCGCAGCGTCTGCCATCTTCTTCAACGACATGGAACCGGACAGGGCGCAAGCCGCCGGCCAGTGCCTGGGCCCGCAGGCGGAGGGCAGCCGCGCTTTGGTACCGAAATGGACCGATGGCCGGTTTGGCAGCCTTCCCAGGCTTTATATCGAGGCCCGACTAGACCGTTCAGTTACCCTGTCAGTACAGCGGCTGATGCAGTCGCTGACTCCGGCGGCTCATATTGTCAGCCTGGAGGCCGGCCACGTACCCCAGGTCTCTCGCCCCGATGACGTGGCCGCTGCCATCGCCGACTTTGTAAACAAATATAGCAACTGA
- a CDS encoding ABC transporter ATP-binding protein → MSDTATNRPFVTLTGVGHRYDPNPSVPPAVTGIDLVLRRHEFVAVVGPSGCGKSTLLRMISGLLKPSEGAVSVFGRPVDGPRDDVGIVFQKPTLLPWLSVRRNVLFPLKHKFGRYSKGDEKRADELLEMAGLGSFAEKMPDELSGGMQQRVGIVRALLLNPDILLMDEPFSALDAMTREQIGFDLLKIWEEQPKTVLFITHSIAEAVLLADRVLVMSKRPGTVLDMIEVDLPRPRTTRTISDARFGELADRIRTYIYEPDVAS, encoded by the coding sequence ATGTCGGACACGGCTACCAACCGCCCGTTTGTCACCTTGACCGGCGTGGGGCATCGCTATGACCCGAACCCGTCAGTTCCCCCCGCAGTTACCGGTATTGATCTGGTTCTTCGCCGCCACGAGTTTGTGGCGGTGGTCGGACCATCCGGCTGCGGCAAGTCGACATTGCTGAGAATGATTTCGGGTTTGCTGAAGCCGTCTGAAGGCGCTGTTAGTGTGTTCGGCAGACCGGTGGATGGACCGCGGGACGATGTCGGTATCGTGTTTCAGAAGCCGACTCTGCTGCCCTGGCTCAGCGTGCGCCGTAACGTTCTGTTTCCCCTGAAACACAAGTTCGGCCGGTACAGTAAGGGCGATGAGAAGAGGGCCGACGAGTTGCTGGAGATGGCCGGCCTGGGCTCTTTCGCAGAGAAAATGCCGGATGAACTCTCGGGTGGAATGCAGCAGCGGGTTGGTATCGTGCGCGCGCTATTGCTGAACCCGGATATTTTATTGATGGACGAACCGTTCTCAGCTTTAGATGCCATGACCCGCGAACAGATTGGCTTCGACCTGCTAAAGATCTGGGAAGAGCAGCCCAAAACCGTGCTCTTCATCACGCACTCGATCGCCGAAGCGGTGCTGCTGGCCGATAGGGTGCTGGTGATGAGCAAGCGCCCTGGAACCGTCCTCGACATGATCGAGGTGGACCTGCCACGCCCCCGAACCACCCGCACCATTTCCGACGCTCGCTTTGGCGAGCTGGCGGACCGCATAAGGACTTATATCTATGAGCCTGATGTCGCCTCATAG
- a CDS encoding isopenicillin N synthase family dioxygenase, whose amino-acid sequence MPEHTRANSECAQLPLIDIGLLASERAADHQRLAQQLAEACRGTGFFYVRNHGVSQEMIDAVFLQTQAFFKLPTAEKERINKALSLANRGYEPLKGQTLEPGSPPDLKEGFYIGEELNQTDPRVQARRFNHGANQWPESLPKFRSTMTAYFDAMNALSARIMQALALSLDLPRGHFSEFCRQPLSTLRLLHYPPQPAQPEPGEKGCGAHTDFGGVTVLLLDHNPGLQVWDNQMESWINADPIPGTFVVNLGDMIARWTNDRYRSTLHRVVNSSGTERYSVPFFYSGNPDHEVACLPGCLAPGEFPLYPATTVENHLIEMYRRTYA is encoded by the coding sequence ATGCCCGAACATACCCGCGCCAATTCAGAATGCGCTCAGCTGCCCCTCATAGACATCGGCTTGCTGGCGAGCGAAAGGGCGGCGGATCATCAGCGGCTGGCACAACAGCTGGCCGAAGCGTGCCGTGGCACCGGCTTTTTCTATGTCCGCAACCACGGCGTTTCCCAGGAAATGATCGATGCAGTGTTTCTTCAGACCCAAGCTTTTTTCAAGCTGCCCACTGCCGAGAAGGAACGCATTAACAAAGCCTTGTCCCTTGCCAATCGAGGGTACGAGCCCCTGAAGGGGCAGACGCTGGAGCCCGGTAGCCCGCCAGACCTGAAAGAAGGCTTTTACATCGGCGAGGAGCTGAACCAGACCGATCCCCGCGTCCAGGCGCGACGGTTCAACCACGGCGCCAACCAGTGGCCCGAAAGCCTGCCGAAGTTCCGCTCCACAATGACAGCGTATTTTGACGCCATGAACGCCCTAAGCGCGCGCATCATGCAGGCCCTGGCGCTCTCGCTTGACCTACCCCGCGGTCATTTTAGCGAGTTCTGCCGACAGCCACTCTCGACACTGCGGCTACTGCATTACCCACCACAGCCGGCACAACCGGAACCGGGCGAAAAGGGATGCGGCGCTCATACCGATTTTGGCGGAGTCACTGTTCTGCTTCTGGATCACAACCCGGGCCTGCAGGTTTGGGACAACCAGATGGAAAGCTGGATCAATGCGGACCCGATACCCGGCACGTTTGTAGTCAACCTGGGAGACATGATTGCGCGCTGGACCAACGACCGCTACCGATCCACGCTGCATCGGGTCGTAAATAGCTCAGGCACTGAACGCTATTCGGTGCCCTTCTTTTACAGCGGCAACCCAGACCACGAAGTCGCCTGCCTGCCGGGGTGCCTCGCTCCCGGAGAATTCCCGCTATACCCGGCCACAACGGTGGAAAACCATCTGATAGAAATGTATCGGAGGACCTATGCTTGA